The DNA region TTTTTGAAGGTCTATTTTATGATAATAGAATTAATAGATGAAAATAAATTCAAGCAGATTATTAAAAGCAATTATAGACAATTAGTTCCTTTGATAGAAAATCTGATTTCTGTTACACAAAGCAAAAATTTGATTTTAAAGTTTTTAAAAATATCACCGTTTCAGTTTGGGCAATGGCAAAAAATGAGAAGATATGAATGCAAAGAATCTCTTATTTGGGTTTGCTATAAAAGAGAGAGCAGACAAATTAGTTGGACGGAAATTATTACAATGAAAAGATTACTTAAGGACAATAAGTTTCTTCATTGGAGCAGTGGTTCTGTTTGGGGAAAAGCCGTAAAAGATGGGAAAATATCTATGTCTATACAATCTTGGTATCATTACGCTAAACTTTTAGGATTAGGACAAAACAGAAAGAAATTTTATAAAAAGAGAAAAAGAATTTCTGTAAGAGCAGAAAAGCCGAATGAAATTTGGCATATGGATGTTACAAGATTTAAAACATCTGATGGAAACTGGGCTTACATTTATACTTTAATGGATAATTTTTCTCGCAGAATATTATCTTGGAATGTGAACCATACCTTATCTGGTAAAATAAGTTTAAAAAGTGCCATTGTAGAACAATTTGGAAATAAAAACATGGAAACGGATAACATAGATTTAATTGTAGATGGTGGAACTGAAAATAACAATATCAATATTCATGAGTTTATTAAAAATTGTAAAGTTGGGATTTATAAAAAAGTGGCTTTGAAAGATGTAAGTTTTTCTAACAGCATGATTGAAGGCAATAATAGGATATTGAAACAAACCTATCTTAAAGATAAAACATTGAATTTTGAAGAATTAGAAAATTATTTAGACCATGCAATTGATGAATATAACAATATAAAACCACATTACTTTCATAAAATATATACCCCAACTGAAATCTATAACCAACCCGAACTAAAAAACACCAAACTCTATTTTGAAAAATTAAACAAAGAAAGAATTGTCCATAACAAAAATTATTCTTGCGGGAAAGTATGCCCATAAAGTAGAATTGCCAAGAATTAAATAAAGTTTTAAGATATATTCTAAATAAAGTTTTATTAAAACATACAATTTTTATTCTTAAAAAACTAAATTTAAAAGAAATGCTACATTTGTAGTAAAAGAAAACGTGGTACGAAAATTCGTACCACTTATTTTAGAAATTATAATATTATACAACCCTTATTAATACTACATTTTATGAAATTTAGAAAACGTAGAGTGAAATTTTCAACTATTAGAAGGAGCCATGAAAAAACTGAAATAGAAGTCACCTACTACGGGACAAGAGAATTTTCAACATTAGACTTACACGCAAATTTGCTAACCTTTTTCGAAAATATAGAGTAGAAACAAACAGTCAGATAGAGTTATTTTTCATTTTTATATTTTAGCAATTGCTTAAATAAGCAAATTTACTACATTTGCACTATGGATAATACTTCGTGCATAAGACAAAAGGCAGACACTAAACAAATTAATCGATGTAAAGAACGAGTTTCAGAACTCCAAGGTTCGTTTGACTATTTGTCTAACGGACTTGAATTGGCGGGAAACAATGTAAGGTTGAAAATTCTGTTTCTTCTTTATGAAGAAAAGCGACTTTGTGTTTGTGATTTAAGCGATATTCTTGGTATGACAATTTCAGCAATTTCTCAGCACTTGCGAAAACTCAAAGACCGAAAGCTTATTAAAACCGAAAGAGAGGCACAAACCATTTTTTACTCATTGACAAAAGAGTATGAGAAAATGTTGGACCCATTTTTTAAAATACTTGACGATAAAAAAAATTTAGAAACAATATGGTAACGGACGGAAAACTAATTGGGACTGGACTTTTGACAGCAATAGCAGCTTCATTATGTTGCATTACACCTGTTTTGGCTCTCATAGCAGGAACAAGTGGACTTGCTTCAACTTTCTCTTGGCTCGAACCTTTTCGTCCATATTTTATCGGGTTAACTATTTTAGTGCTTGCTTTTGCTTGGTATCAAAAATTGAAACCGCAAAAGAAAATTGACTGCAACTGTGAAACAACTGAAAAATCAAACTTT from Chryseobacterium suipulveris includes:
- a CDS encoding ArsR/SmtB family transcription factor is translated as MDNTSCIRQKADTKQINRCKERVSELQGSFDYLSNGLELAGNNVRLKILFLLYEEKRLCVCDLSDILGMTISAISQHLRKLKDRKLIKTEREAQTIFYSLTKEYEKMLDPFFKILDDKKNLETIW
- a CDS encoding DDE-type integrase/transposase/recombinase, translating into MSKCYSRYHTNVKLCYSLGIEKQIFPKEFLQEIPKTTSQYWKKKNNLEYYGSQYEEIAQCTTEELKLIADNRAKQMRKTFVSFLKVYFMIIELIDENKFKQIIKSNYRQLVPLIENLISVTQSKNLILKFLKISPFQFGQWQKMRRYECKESLIWVCYKRESRQISWTEIITMKRLLKDNKFLHWSSGSVWGKAVKDGKISMSIQSWYHYAKLLGLGQNRKKFYKKRKRISVRAEKPNEIWHMDVTRFKTSDGNWAYIYTLMDNFSRRILSWNVNHTLSGKISLKSAIVEQFGNKNMETDNIDLIVDGGTENNNINIHEFIKNCKVGIYKKVALKDVSFSNSMIEGNNRILKQTYLKDKTLNFEELENYLDHAIDEYNNIKPHYFHKIYTPTEIYNQPELKNTKLYFEKLNKERIVHNKNYSCGKVCP